The DNA region ACTACTACTCGTATGTTGTTGACACCAGCGGTGAGCAGCGACGCGGTGCGGGTCTTTTCTCGTCTACGCCCGCACGTAGACTCGAGAAGTTACTCGTGTCCTTGGatccatccatccttgTTGCCTCGAAAGCAGTTCATCGCGACGCAGGCAACACGCATACTTCCCTCGCCCATGCCCTCCGGGATACGCAGCGATGAACTATaaccctctccatctcctgcCCCTCCCACCGACAGCCCTCGACCCCAAACCCATCCCGACATCCCTCACTCTCGATCCCTTTTCCGATGTCCTCTGGGTCGGCGCATCCTCCGGAATCGTCTCGGCACTATGTTCTCCTCTAACTCTTGCTAGGAATGTACACTTCCCCGCCCATGGATGCAAGATCGGAGGCGGAGGGTTTAGCGCGCAAGGCGTGAGTGCTGTGAGGGAGGTCAGGGTTACAGACAGAGATGTTTGGACTTTAACAGAAGGTGGTATCGGAGgacggaagagaggaggagcgcCCAAATGGATTGTCAGGTGCGCTTGACATTGGCGTGCATGACTATCGATTATCCACTAACTACCGCACAGTGATGTGACGCGCTCCCTCCGAACGATGTCTCCCAATCCCACCAACTCTCACGAACTCATCACTGGCGGTTCTGgctcacttcttctcgccaacACTGCCCGAGGTGAAGTGGTGAGGAGCATAGAGAACTCCAGCCCTGTGGTCAAACTTGCCCCATTACATCGAACCGTCCTAGCCGCGGGCTTGTCTGGTCAAGTCACCGTGCTCGACCCTAGAACAGGCTTTAAAGCTGCGCAGAATATAAGTCCAGTACAGGCCCACACCGGCGGATTGAGTGGGGCGGATGTTCAAGGCAATATCGTCGCTACTTGGGGTTGGACACACATGTATGTATCATCAAGTCATCAAGGTCAATACTAACCGTCATTCTCAGGCAAGGGCATCCTCTACCCGATCCTCTGATTCGTCTGTATGACGTCCGAGCTCTacgacctcttcctcctatctccttttcatccgGCCCGGCTTTCGTCTTGCtacatccttcttcctcctcgcaTATAGTTGTCTCTTCACAGCAAGGCATGCTTCAAACAATTGACATGTCGCTCGGTCCATCCGCTACCGTCTTTCAGCAACTTGATGTCAGCTCGTACATTACCTCCATGGCTCTTAGTTCTCGAGGGGACTACCTTGCATTTGGCGATGGGGATGGGCAATTGCACGTCTGGACCACGAATGAGACGGGGGAGAACGCAGCggttgatgagaatgggTCAATTGTCCTACCTCCTTTCAATGGGTACGATGGGGTTAAACCGGAATGGCCCGATCAAGTTGATCCTTTACCGACAATTgcatgggaagaaagcACCCCCTTGAATCTTGTGGGAATGCCATACTATAATGAAGCACTACTTTCACAATTTCCATCGGAGTGCTATGCTACGTCCACTTCTCCCTTATTTAATCCTCCGGCCACCATCCCTCAGCCTGTCCTCTCGTCTATGAAGATGGTAGACTTTGTGGGGTACGCGCCGAATCCAAAAGAGCTGAGAGGTAAACGATACGTCTTACGTGCTGTTCCTGGTGCTGAAGGCCGAGCTAGaggaaaggggaggagagataGCGGGCCCAGGTTCAGAAGCGAGAAGGATAAAAAGGGGACCTACAAAGACAAAGAGGAGATAGAGGAGGAGCTTAACGATGGGGAGGTCCCGAAATATTATAGAAAGGTGGAGATCAAATATTCCAAATTTGGAATCGAGGATTTTGACTTTGAGTGAGCTCCGGTCAACTACTTTCGAGGCAATACTGACGCGACACAGGTTCTATAACCGCACAAATTACTCTGGACTGGAAACAGATATTCTCAACTCGTACACCAACTCTCTCCTCCAAGCTCTTCACTACACACTTCCCCTACGAGCCATTGCTACTGCTCACATCTGTGTTGACTGTAAAAAGGAACATTGTCTCTTGTGTGAGGCGGGCTTCTTATTCAGAATGCTAGAAGACgcgaaaggaaggaatTGTCAGGCAAGCAACTTTTCAAGAGCTTTTAGCGCCACCAGCCAGGCCTACGCTCTAGGTTTAATGGACGAGAACACCAACAGCAAATCGACCGCACCATACGGTTCTCTCATACAGAATTTCAACCGATGGCTCCTATCTACGTTCAGTACTGAATCCATTGTCGACGGTGAAACCTTCCACCttcgcccttttcctcagaAGACTTCTGGACTGGATGGGTTATCAATGAATGATGGACCGTCTGCAATCGACCAGGTGCTAGGTGTCAAAATTAAAACCACCAATACTTGCAGACATTGCGGATTTGTTTCATCTAGAGACTCAACTTTGCATGTTGTTGACTTGGTATATCCGAAGAAAATGGTAAGTCTTTCTTAGCTTCCGCAGGATTGACGCTTAATCCTTGACAGAATCCTCGACTTTCGTTCTCGGATATCCTACGCTCCTCTCTCATTCGAGATTCGACCACCAAGGCCATCTGCTCCTCATGCAAAGCCTTTGCCCCTCTTGATTCTCGGCGTAGCctctcgccttcctctGGGCATCCGCTTCCTCCAGTGCTTTCAGTTAACGCGATGGTGACTAACTCTGACGTATATGGCTTCTGGAAAGACAAGAAAGACGtaaaggaaaaagatggcGTGAGGAGGTTCTTACCGAAGAGGGTAACAATTAGAGAAGTAGGGAAGCTTGAGAATGgccaggaggaaggggtCAAGTATTCCATTCGGGTGAGTGGAACATAAATGGACAAGATCTCGCTAAAACAAGTGTAGTCGATGGTGGTACAAATACAAGAATCACCAGACGCTGTAGCTCATCTTGTGTCTTTCGTCAAAAGTATGTGTCTTGCATTAGCTCAGTGTGACTTAACTGACTTGAAACAGTGCCATCAAAAGACGGCTCCTCGGCATGGATCATGTTCAATGATTTCCTCGTCCGACCAGTCTCGGAGGACGAagttctttctttccccgACCAATGGAAGGTGCCAGCTGTGATCATCCTCGAAAGGGAGAATGCGGAAGAGCTGCTGAATTTAGAAGTGTTGCCCAAGGAGCTTGACAGAGAGATATTATTCAAAGATGTGTCTATCGCTTGGTGAGCCGCTTTATCACCAAATGTAGAAAGAGTAAGCTAAATAGGTGTTCAGGAACCGCAAGCAAGACATGATTAAACACAAGATATTACAACGGGAGGAGATGCCAAAAAGAGGGACCCTCGTTGCTATCGACGCCGAATTTGTGGCTCTCCAGCAAGTACGCCAATCTCCTTGCGTGCTTGTAGTATCGCTAACAAGTGAGAcaggaagaaatggagTTCCGATCGGACGGTACCAAGAATATTCTTCGACCGTCACATATGTCTTTGGCGCGGGTGTCAGTCTTgcgaggagaaggggaaatgGAAGGGAAGCCATTTATTGACGATTATATTCACACGAGTGAGGCTGTGGTGGACTATCTTACCGAATTCAGTGGTATCAAGGGTAAGTCCAACGTACTTGTAGCGACTGCTTGCCGCTCACGATCTGTAGCGGGGGATTTGGACCCGAACAACTCACCGCATACTCTTGTGCCTCTCAAGGTTGCCTACAAGAAGTTAAGATTGCGTGAGTATTCTTTCCTGATTGATGGAGGAAAAGCTGATCAATGCAGTGGTGGACCTTGGATGCATCTTTGTCGGCCACGGTTTATCGAAAGATTTTAGAACCATTAGTACGTGGCTCAAACCAGTTGCCCtggcctttttctttttattGCTGATCATCTTTAACTGGCAGACATCTTCGTCCCACCTGAACAAGTCATGGACACTGTCCTGATCTACACCTTGCCAGGAAGTCAGCGTAAACTCTCTCTTCGATTCCTTGCATGGTATCTCCTACATCAAGACATTCAAACAAACTCCCATGATTCTATCGAAGACGCACACTTCGCCCTGCTACTTTGCAAGTTATGGATGGATTACGCCTCggaaagtgaagaagcGTTTGAGATTGTGATGGAGGACATTTTTGCTGAAGGGAAAAAGTTGGCCTTCAAACCCCCAAGCAGTGCTGGAAACATGATGGCGGAACAGCAGTTATCGCCGGTTAGTTTTCCTCCATTATCGAATGGTGATCAGACGGTGGCTCGTGCAGTGGTTAAGTCAAGAATGGCTacccctccgcctcctACGAAATTGGGGCTGCCGCAATGGGCATCTCAGAACAGCCCCAGTCCATTAAGACGGTAGTAATGATGATGCACGAGTTTATTATTgcctctcttttctcttttgctTTCGTATTATATCTGCTCCAGAGCACGACGGACAATGGATTGTCAACCTGCATGAGAACCTGCATTGTCTGTCACGACAATTGATTTCCACTATTACTATCTCCGAAGAGAATTTTATGGAAGCAATCTTATTATGCAAGGTACCGTCTTTTAGACTATACTTGAAGGTCATCAGGCCATTATTATACATGTCATTAAACAGCCACAAAAAAGAGACAAAAAATGGGTCACTGTGCAGACAGCTGATTATTAACAGTGACGCAGCATCTAACTGTGAACTGTACATACAGCTGCTGCATTTCcatttggagaaggaagtgcAGTAGAAGCAGCCGCTTAATATGATGGACAGGACCCTTTGTGCAACTGATTATTTATTTACTCGTCTTTATTATGGTTTGCCGCTGAGAAGCGAGTCACGAAAGAACAACGAAGAACAAAGATCGTGGCCGCCATTTGCTTCCGTCGCATGCCACACGGGGCAAAACACCGCGGCATTTTGCGGTCTGTATGGGGAGGCGTTGAGGCCCGGTGGTTGTAGAGCTGGTCGAGGTAGGAAGGacgaaggaaggaaggacgaAAGAAACAACGAAAGAAGCTCCAAGCACAACACCATCGTTCATACCACTCCAAGAGACAGCCGTGGAGAGAGCGGCGACGGCGACACAGCACACATAACGCGGCAGTCCTCAGGCATCGCCGCAGGCTCGACGAGGTGAGTAGATCAGGAGTGGCGGCGAGCGAGATGCGAAATGCTTGTCGATGCGACGACGGACGACCAGCAGCAGAGAGATGGGTAGAAGCTGATCCGAATTCAGTCCAATCTTATGTCCTCCAAGTCGCAGCAGCCACCCACCGGCCTCTCAAAGTCGGCAGCGAAAAAGCGCGCAAAGAAGGCAGCAAAGCAGTCTCAGAATCCTCAGCCACAGTCAGCACCACAGACGTCCTCTCAAACACCTGCCTctgttcctcctctcccccccGCCTCCGTCCCAGATCCCCTTGACCCCGCGTTCTTCAACTTCCCAGGTCCGGGCTCGTATCCCATTGACGTTCAATACGACGATACTGCATACTACGATCAAGTCGACGTGCCGCTCAACCAAGGCGACTTCCCTGGCTCCTATTCTATCGATTATAATCTTTCGCTTCAAAACGGCAGTCAGCTCGCCGGTTTGTCAGCTCCGTTCAACATCACCCACGACGATCTTATCTCCGCTGCCAACGAGCTTTACAAGAGGATGGCAGACCCGGAATTTGGATCAGACGATGCCTATTGGTCTTCATTGCCGCCGCATATCCGACAGTTCATCCGTGATGCCGTGCCGTTTACGGGTTCCATAAGTCAGAGCACGCCAGGTACTACTTCAAGCCAAAGGACAATGTACCAGATGGCACAGCAAATAGTACAAGCCGCTAGCCAAGGGATGGGCTTAGGCCACGGAATGAGTGCAAATCTCATGCCTGGGATAAATGCCAATGCCAGGTCGTTTCCCTCACCTCAGCAGACCATAGGAGAGGAATTCGGAttccatcgtcatcctgatacgagagaagaagagtacgatgatgaagaggagatcgAAGAGGACCAGGGGCATCCTGCGGCAAATGGTGATGcgcccaagaagaaaaacaagaagaagaagaagaagggagccAACGCAGCTTCTCTATCTGCCCCAGTAGAACCTCCcgctccccttcctccccttccacctccttctaCTCTTTCAAAGATTCCTCGTGCGCCCGCGCCTGTACCCCAACCTCAGCTTCCTACACATCAACCCCAACCTCTCTCTCAACAACCGCCCTCACTtaatcctcttccgcctccCGCACCTGCTTCTGCGCCTACTCCTACGCCTCCCAGTTCCCGTGCAGCGGGCAAGCAGCCCATGGGAACCAACCCTCCTGCTAATCCCCCTGCTCGATCAGCTCGTGCCGCCGGCAAAGCACCCGCCAGTGCAGCCCCGCCACACAACGCACACGCAGGTCACAGCCACAACCATCCATCGACTGCCAAGCCTGCTCCCAAGGGCAAATCGCCTGCCACAGCGCCTCCTGCCAAGATATGGACCCAGTCTTCAGCTGAAGACCGAGAAAATATTAGGGTATTCTGGCTTGGATTGTCAGAAGCTGAGCGTCGGGATTTGTTACGTATAGAAAAAGATGCGGTGTtaaaaaagatgaaggagcagCATCGACATTCTTGTGGCTGTGCAGTTTGTGGCAGGAAAAAGGTTAACATCGAGATGGAGCTCGATCAGTTATACGAACAGTATTACGATGAGCTTCGTTCATACGCAGCCGAACAGCGAGTCGCCGCTAACGGTCTTCGTCCACCCCCAAGTGGTGCCGGCCCTTTCCCAGGAAGCGTTGAGGTGGACGCCAGTGGTACCGTTACCCAATATGATCATCGAGCGCCGGAACTGCATGATCATGATCCAGACGATCTTGATGGCGAGGAAAGCGAAGAGtatgatgacgatgacgatTATGcggacgatgatgaattggacgatgatgatatcggaACAGACGAGGCTGATGTAGGggatgagattgatgaacctcctcctccaccgcctATCACTCATCGTCAACAGCCTCGGCGGCCTCCTGTGAAAGCTCCTCCCCGGTCTGAAGGTGGCGATGATTTCCTATCTTTTGGATCTAACCTTGCGACAATCAAAGGTAAGTTCTGTCTCTTTTAAACTCTCTCGAGGGGGGCTTACGCTAAGTTTCATCTGGTGTTCTTTTTACCGCTTGTGCCCAGGAGGTATACTCACCATTGCGGATGATATGCTCAAGAACGATGGAACTAAATTCTTGGAAATGATGGAGCAACTGGCTATCCGGAGATCTGTAAGGGAAGAGCAAAATTTAAGGGATATGCAGGAAGAAacagatgaggaagaggaagaggaggatgatgatgagagtCGGGAGTAAGTAATATTCATTGGTGTTTTCGATGACACGATACTAATTGGTATCACAGCGAGCCTATGACGGAGAAAGAGCGCGCAGAAGAAGGTAAACGAATGTTCCAGATTTTTGCCGCGCGAATGTTTGAACAGCGTGTACTGCAAGCTTATCGCGAGCGGGTCGCCAAGCAGCGCGAAGAACAGTTGCTTCGCGaactggaggaagaagaggattcAAAGCGTGctaaagaagagaagaaagccaAGGAGGcacagaaaaagaaggacaagaagaagtaagTGTCTCTCTTGATGAGTTGTCGTTTGGCTTGCAAGTGCTGACGGTGTCAAACTTAGGGCgcaaaagcaaaaagcCGAGGAGGAACGCCTTGCTCGCGAAGCGGCcctggaagaggaaaaaaggcaagCCAAGCTCcgtaaagaagaagcagagcGAGAGCGCATGCGAAGACAGGATGAAGAACGTGTTCGACGCGAAGCTGTGAAGCGCGCTGCTCAGGAAGAAGCACAACGCCAAGCGCTGGAACGTAAGAGAAGGCAacaggaggagaaagaaagggaagaagaggctgcaaagaaaaaacgCGAACgcgaggagaaggccaagaaagaGCGAGAAGCGAGAGAGAATGagctgaaggagaaggagaggaaagaacGCGAAATTAAGGCTGCAAAGGAAAAagcagaaaaggaaaggattgCGAAGGAGACGCTTGAAAAGGCTGAAAGGGATAGACTGGCGAAAGAAGCCAAGGAAAAGGCTGAGAAAATCCGTCAAGAGAGACTCGAGGCCTCGCGGATGGAAAAAGTcaggaaagaggaggcagCCAGAAAAGAGCGAGAAGCGGTCGAGCAAGCAAAAATTATTGCtgctcaacaagctcaaCGGGAACGTGCTGCTAAAGCTGAAAAGAACACTGCCGACAAAGCAGCTGCTGAGCGGATTTCCGCTGCTCGGGTAATTCCTGTTGCTGCAACTGCGCCGGTTTTGGCGACTTTGGGCCTCAAGTCGCCCTCAAAGGGTTCTACTCCACAGTCCGCACCTCCTGTCCCTCAATTGTCGCCTGTTAAAGGAGCCGCTCGTCCGATCACCAATGCCACTCCAGGACGATCCATGCAGAAAACTCCCACGGCATATTATCCTCAGCCTGTTCCTCCTGTTGGTGTTGCCAGCTTCTCTAGGATGCCTTTGGCTCAAAGCTTC from Cryptococcus neoformans var. neoformans B-3501A chromosome 4, whole genome shotgun sequence includes:
- a CDS encoding hypothetical protein (HMMPfam hit to Exonuc_X-T, Exonuclease, score: 82.3, E(): 1.2e-21), whose amino-acid sequence is MNYNPLHLLPLPPTALDPKPIPTSLTLDPFSDVLWVGASSGIVSALCSPLTLARNVHFPAHGCKIGGGGFSAQGVSAVREVRVTDRDVWTLTEGGIGGRKRGGAPKWIVSDVTRSLRTMSPNPTNSHELITGGSGSLLLANTARGEVVRSIENSSPVVKLAPLHRTVLAAGLSGQVTVLDPRTGFKAAQNISPVQAHTGGLSGADVQGNIVATWGWTHMQGHPLPDPLIRLYDVRALRPLPPISFSSGPAFVLLHPSSSSHIVVSSQQGMLQTIDMSLGPSATVFQQLDVSSYITSMALSSRGDYLAFGDGDGQLHVWTTNETGENAAVDENGSIVLPPFNGYDGVKPEWPDQVDPLPTIAWEESTPLNLVGMPYYNEALLSQFPSECYATSTSPLFNPPATIPQPVLSSMKMVDFVGYAPNPKELRGKRYVLRAVPGAEGRARGKGRRDSGPRFRSEKDKKGTYKDKEEIEEELNDGEVPKYYRKVEIKYSKFGIEDFDFEFYNRTNYSGLETDILNSYTNSLLQALHYTLPLRAIATAHICVDCKKEHCLLCEAGFLFRMLEDAKGRNCQASNFSRAFSATSQAYALGLMDENTNSKSTAPYGSLIQNFNRWLLSTFSTESIVDGETFHLRPFPQKTSGLDGLSMNDGPSAIDQVLGVKIKTTNTCRHCGFVSSRDSTLHVVDLVYPKKMNPRLSFSDILRSSLIRDSTTKAICSSCKAFAPLDSRRSLSPSSGHPLPPVLSVNAMVTNSDVYGFWKDKKDVKEKDGVRRFLPKRVTIREVGKLENGQEEGVKYSIRSMVVQIQESPDAVAHLVSFVKMPSKDGSSAWIMFNDFLVRPVSEDEVLSFPDQWKVPAVIILERENAEELLNLEVLPKELDREILFKDVSIAWNRKQDMIKHKILQREEMPKRGTLVAIDAEFVALQQEEMEFRSDGTKNILRPSHMSLARVSVLRGEGEMEGKPFIDDYIHTSEAVVDYLTEFSGIKAGDLDPNNSPHTLVPLKVAYKKLRLLVDLGCIFVGHGLSKDFRTINIFVPPEQVMDTVLIYTLPGSQRKLSLRFLAWYLLHQDIQTNSHDSIEDAHFALLLCKLWMDYASESEEAFEIVMEDIFAEGKKLAFKPPSSAGNMMAEQQLSPVSFPPLSNGDQTVARAVVKSRMATPPPPTKLGLPQWASQNSPSPLRR